A window from Purpureocillium takamizusanense chromosome 3, complete sequence encodes these proteins:
- a CDS encoding uncharacterized protein (COG:S~EggNog:ENOG503P4HJ): MAPDPDSQVLTTLPSGEPIDSSAPPSLPPPSRKTPLGALLGAGPSHVDAFISHLYRCMQSRAGADTVLLFLCYSTRLTGSILETLSRPILQLSARRLVALAFKLPPATTVVLASAKPQPPLAAFALRLGGYFKAAAALLSETRTMGRLWGLLGIYFAAKRLVLKSRARRQAVGSEKAVEAQDAGEVLFDTLVGYAQVISLIAYQACENVAYLSSKKVLPFSPKTQGRLGSISVRSWGAYVGMELGRLLVERSRKVSSGAAAKDPKWAASWMTDFTRNLAWAPLTVHWSMEKGPLPDLAVSLLAAYPSVGAMRDLWCETA; this comes from the coding sequence ATGGCTCCCGATCCCGACTCCCAAGTCCTCACGACGCTGCCCTCGGGCGAGCCCATCgactcgtcggcgccgccctcgctcccTCCGCCGAGTAGAAAGAcccccctcggcgccctACTTGGCGCCGGCCCGTCTCACGTCGACGCCTTTATCTCCCACCTCTACCGCTGTATGCAaagccgcgccggcgccgacaccgtcctcctcttcctctgctACTCGACACGCCTCACGGGCTCAATTCTTGAGACCCTGAGCCGCCCCATTCTACAGCtctcggcccgccgccttgtcgctTTGGCTTTTAAGCTGCCTCCCGCCACCACGGTCGTCCTGGCTTCGGCGAAGCCTcagccgccgctcgccgccttcgcgctccgcctcggcgggTACTTcaaagccgccgccgcccttctgAGCGAGACGCGGACCATGGGCCGCCTCTGGGGATTGTTGGGCATCTACTTTGCCGCCAAAAGGCTAGTTCTCAAGTCACGCGCCAGAAGACAGGCTGTGGGCTCGGAaaaggccgtcgaggcgcaggacGCTGGGGAGGTCCTCTTCGACACGCTCGTGGGTTACGCGCAGGTCATATCCCTCATCGCCTACCAGGCCTGCGAGAACGTGGCCTACCTGTCTAGCAAGAAGGTGCTTCCCTTTTCGCCCAAGACACAGGGGCGGCTGGGGTCCATCAGCGTGCGCTCCTGGGGCGCCTACGTCGGCATGGAGCTGGGCAGGCTCCTCGTTGAGCGGTCGCGCAAGgtcagcagcggcgccgcggccaaggaccccaagtgggcggcgtcgtggatGACCGACTTTACGCGCAACCTAGCGTGGGCGCCGCTGACGGTGCATTGGAGCATGGAGAAGGGTCCTCTGCCGGACCTGGCTgtgtcgctgctggcggcgtaCCCGTCCGTCGGTGCCATGAGAGACCTCTGGTGCGAGACAGCTTGA
- a CDS encoding uncharacterized protein (COG:S~EggNog:ENOG503P1SS), translating to MPPRALLIPRLPSPAPAPHPRRLPRARRPLLTLRSSSHGGGSGASLTSLPPSTRRRRSTLSPTHSLRLSFTPLQHSTASRRLSSHASSSMGRQAAEDPRADADADAQRKAAETPAASVEEGQAKAKEEDLAPLSDHDFRIYNQLAERMDSFHNYFRQSWTILWSACTSTPTTTAIDTDELLYTGLSLASHLSAHHSIEETYVFPHLAARMPEFDPRAGPMVEQHAAIHAGLHDFETYLRRCQRGDEELDLAQLRARMEGWGQVLWAHLDEEVRALGAENMRRYWTKNEIMRLRM from the exons ATGCCGCCGAGAGCCCTTCTAATTCCTCGCCTCCCatctccagctccagcgcctcatcctcgacgactccctcgcgcacgccgccctctcctCACGCTTCGTAGCAGTAGCCACGGTGGCGGTTCCGGCGCATCATTGACATCTCTCCCACCGTccacaagaagaagaagaagcactCTCTCGCCAACGCACTCGCTGCGTCTCAGCTTCACGCCTTTACAGCACTCGACAGCTTCACGCAGATTGTCGTCGCACGCTTCGTCCAGCATGGGCCGCCAGGCCGCAGAGGATCCGAGAgcggacgccgacgccgacgcgcagaGGAAGGCGGCAGAAACACCAGCGGCGTCGGTAGAGGAGGGACAGGCAAAGGCAAAGGAAGAAGACCTCGCGCCGCTGTCGGACCACGACTTTCGGATATACAAccagctcgccgagcgcATGGACTCTTTT CACAACTACTTCCGCCAGTCCTGGACCATCCTCTGGTCCGCCTGCACCTccacccccaccaccacagccatCGACACCGACGAGCTCCTCTACACCGgcctctccctcgcctcccACCTTTCTGCCCACCACTCCATCGAGGAGACGTACGTCTTCccccacctcgccgcccgcatgcCCGAGTTCGACCCCCGCGCCGGCCCCATGGTcgagcagcacgccgccatccacgcTGGCCTCCACGACTTCGAGACCTAcctgcgccgctgccagcgcggcgatgaggagctcgacctcgcccagctgcgcgcccgcaTGGAGGGCTGGGGCCAGGTCCTGTGGgcgcacctcgacgaggaggtgcGCGCGTTGGGCGCGGAGAATATGAGGCGCTATTGGACGAAGAATGAGATTATGCGATTGCGCATGTGA